A single genomic interval of Porphyromonas sp. oral taxon 275 harbors:
- a CDS encoding RagB/SusD family nutrient uptake outer membrane protein, with amino-acid sequence MNKNILLLCLGLTLGSGLSSCFDLNKEPEGTLSTTKPFASTGEMQNYLNMFYESGLRTQGFSAGGGAGIAGDDVMSDNMTSSAVNTRLDGRFSLSNAASLKTYVHIRDVNYLLTNLENTTEKGSVRYNQCVGEAYYFRAWYYYTLLTSYGGVTWLSEPLDPVVERLQLPRHSRLELTDSILADLDRAIGLLGEQQSAASMRVHRDVARALKSEVALFEATWERYHKAKGDAFADPQVTEEKVKGYLTQALEAAKAVVDRGVWKVYSASQPTEDYRQLFQTTDLSANPEVLWYKRYDGNEVGNNVNRYLNQGGGGIGLTASLVDDYLTRDGRPFVGAERLEAKKTFGTELQPTLRDPRLAQTVCTPGQRLRPDQPAYEVPPLLGASYHQNMTGYSLLKHVQIDYTGNLDAEYKGATPAIQFRYADILLNYAEALVELDGATHAAEVIKILHPLRVRVGMPDVDFDREYNTEADYPFRHLNKYVQAVRRERRVEQACEGRRFRDIARWAAAEELIVGQRAVGALFVGSNLKGHPRYGNRLVYDAATGNNLFLTGKAGDSYRYILPSNPAGHEAGWGFNPKRDYLLPINLEIISATGGKWTQNPGW; translated from the coding sequence ATGAACAAGAATATCCTACTCCTCTGCCTCGGCCTTACGCTGGGCTCGGGGCTTAGCTCCTGCTTCGACCTGAACAAGGAGCCCGAGGGGACGCTCTCTACCACCAAGCCCTTCGCCAGTACAGGCGAGATGCAGAACTACCTAAACATGTTCTACGAGTCCGGCCTACGTACGCAGGGCTTTAGCGCTGGTGGCGGCGCGGGCATAGCGGGTGACGACGTGATGAGTGACAACATGACCAGCAGCGCCGTCAATACCCGACTGGATGGACGCTTCAGTCTCAGCAACGCCGCATCCCTGAAGACCTACGTCCACATACGTGATGTCAACTACCTGTTGACCAATCTCGAGAACACCACCGAGAAGGGCTCGGTGCGCTACAATCAGTGCGTCGGCGAGGCCTATTACTTCCGTGCCTGGTACTACTACACGTTGCTGACCAGCTACGGCGGCGTCACCTGGCTGAGCGAGCCCCTTGATCCCGTCGTGGAGCGCCTACAGCTGCCGCGCCATAGCCGCCTGGAGCTCACCGACAGCATCCTAGCGGATCTCGATCGCGCCATCGGGCTGCTGGGCGAGCAGCAGAGTGCTGCCAGCATGCGCGTACACCGCGATGTGGCACGGGCGCTCAAGAGTGAGGTCGCGCTCTTCGAGGCCACCTGGGAGCGCTACCACAAGGCCAAGGGGGATGCCTTCGCCGACCCTCAGGTCACAGAGGAGAAGGTCAAGGGCTACCTGACGCAGGCCCTCGAGGCGGCTAAGGCCGTCGTCGATCGCGGCGTGTGGAAGGTCTACAGCGCCAGTCAGCCCACGGAGGACTACCGTCAGCTCTTCCAGACCACCGACCTCTCTGCCAACCCTGAGGTCCTCTGGTACAAGCGCTACGACGGCAATGAGGTGGGGAACAATGTCAACCGCTACCTCAACCAAGGCGGCGGTGGGATAGGCCTTACGGCTTCGCTCGTGGACGACTACCTGACCCGCGACGGGCGTCCCTTCGTCGGCGCCGAGCGGCTCGAGGCGAAGAAGACCTTCGGCACCGAGCTCCAGCCCACGCTGCGCGACCCGCGCCTGGCGCAGACCGTCTGCACGCCTGGTCAACGCCTGCGTCCCGACCAACCCGCCTATGAGGTGCCGCCCTTGCTCGGGGCCTCCTACCATCAGAACATGACGGGCTATTCGCTGCTCAAGCACGTGCAGATCGACTACACGGGCAATCTCGATGCCGAGTACAAGGGCGCGACGCCAGCCATACAGTTCCGCTACGCCGATATCCTGCTGAACTACGCTGAGGCACTCGTCGAGCTCGACGGGGCGACGCACGCCGCCGAGGTCATCAAGATCCTGCACCCGCTGCGCGTACGTGTCGGGATGCCCGATGTGGACTTCGACCGTGAGTACAATACCGAGGCGGACTACCCCTTCCGACACCTTAATAAGTACGTGCAGGCGGTACGTCGTGAGCGGCGTGTCGAGCAGGCCTGCGAAGGGCGTCGCTTCCGCGACATCGCGCGCTGGGCAGCCGCTGAGGAGCTCATCGTAGGCCAGCGGGCTGTGGGGGCGCTCTTCGTCGGGAGCAACCTCAAGGGCCATCCGCGCTACGGCAATCGCCTCGTCTACGATGCCGCCACGGGCAATAATCTCTTCCTCACGGGCAAGGCGGGCGACAGCTACCGCTATATCCTCCCGAGTAATCCCGCGGGGCACGAGGCGGGCTGGGGCTTCAATCCCAAGCGGGACTACCTCCTGCCGATCAATCTCGAGATCATCTCCGCCACGGGCGGCAAGTGGACGCAGAACCCCGGTTGGTAG